The DNA region GCTCCTGGTGACGGGAGAGCAGGGAGCGCacctcttcctcttcctcgCGCGTCATCTTGGCTTCCTCCGTTGTTTACTGTTACTTCTTACTGTTATTTATTGCACTCTCTCCAGCTACACAAACAAATCACATTGCCACTTTTGCGGCATTTTCTTATGAGACATCAAATTTATACGAACTAGATCcacttttatattttctctATATAAGCTTTTTGTTGATTATTTCAATGGGTTGTACGGATATATATTCGATCACTAGTagtttaaatatgtttaacttAAAAATTTCTTCACTGGCACTTCTATGTTTCTTGTTcgctaaacaaaaaacactAGCTGTGGTTTCTAACTATTTGATgttaatagttttattttaacgGTTATTAGTTTAAGCTTTGTTTAATcctttttcttaaaaatttcCTCACTTTAAGACGAATAACATGTAAAATCGCGCGCCATTTATTTTCCTTCGCTTCTTATTAGTTGATCGTTAATTCGTGTGCTggttaaaaataatatatatttccgagatcaaacaattatatttCTACCGGCACTTTGTCGCATTcgtatttgtttgtttatattttaaaacgcCTATATGGATTTCAAGTTCACTACTCGGCCATTTCAACTCTTCCGCTCCGAACAACCGCACAAGCGCGATAATTTGAACCGAATGAGAGGCAGAAACAGAGACCGAATTCGAGTGAAGCAGCTGCAAAGCAAACGCAATTGTCAGAGATGCGCCGTTGCGGCAGAAACCAGTTTTTGACGGGAAAATGTACAAGCAATATAGCTAAGGCATAAACCACAGACCTATGTCTGCTTTTCGAAGATTATATTATTACATTGTAATGTTATTAGtaaatgttttcattattcttttaaaatttttaatctgtactattttccttttgcccttgaaatgaaataaataagtgCACTTCATCTGGCTATTTTGAGTTGTTGATAGCATTTTAGCTGGTTACCGCTAAAGAATCGTCATTACTGGTGAGTAACAAGAAATGTTTAATCGAAAAGTTATCGAAAACTTAAAACGGCCAACCGTTATTGACTAtgcattttaaacattttaacaagaaaattaatctaaattaatataaaaagtTATTTCTCAAAAGTGAAAACTCACGTGGAAAGCGGATGTTGAGACACTTTAGAATTGACAAAagcttttatatatttttttaaagtgtctAACCTTTGTATTTGCAAATTGTGTTTGCATTGACTTTGAGTTTGTCTTTGCCagttgccttttgtttttggcttggCTGAATTTATACGAAAACGTAAGAGTTAAATAAATGTCATTTGTATTAGAGTAAAAACCTcgaaaatataattaattttgaaaattttttttaaaaatcataaaataataagtaTTTTACGTTCTACCGAACACTTGAAATCTCTTTCAggtgtttattattttcgaaaataaatattcaaagtGACTGGCAGCCTTCCGTCAAGACAGCTTCGAATTACCATATCGTGTGGGCATAATGAGGACTTTCTTGGGGTCCAAAAACCGGAATCGGAAGCAGTCTTACGGTCTGCGACACCTAGCCTTGATTAATTGCCAACCGGCCACACACTCAGCCAGATGCTTAGCCGTTTATCTCGAGTGTTTTGCCATTTTACAATCTGTTGGCAAACTTGTAACCGGTCATCATAAAGGAGGTAGCCATGCACTGTTCAAAAATCCAATGAAAAACAGGAACTTTAATCTACTTACGCTCGAAATAAGTGATATTTCTTGATACCTCCCATGATATTTCACTGGCTTACTTATTATCTAAACTCGAACTGGATTGATATGGCATTACACAATGGTTCTGCATAATTTGTAAAGTTTTTTTTCCACTGTATTCCACATCCACAGAATTACAGCAGGGCTCTAATTACGTGTGTTTGAATTGCGGCGCCCTGATTAAGGCCCTTTTGCAGGGCAATCAATCGATTTGCTGCGGAGTAATAATAACAGATGTTAAGCCAGACTCTGGAAACGGATAAGGATAATTACTGGAAATTAGTGATGAAGCTGGGCTGCCGACGAATGGCGCTCAGATTCAGATTCCAATGGGGTGAACTTCTGGTTAATCGAGTGCAACGCAATCAGCATTCCTGAGATTTTCCGCCTGTCAGCAGATTAACAGGTGTCTCCGCCCCCAAAAAGTGAGGCAATAGCTAAATTGTTCGCATAAATTGATTACAATAATTTGCCTATCTCCCAACTTTTAGCCGCCCTCAACGACATAACCTCGTTGCTGGTGCAAAATTCTAAAACAGCAGTTAGAATAACAACAAGTTGCGCGGTTGGCTGCTATAATTTATGCAGAAATGCAGTCGAACCCAATGAGAAGTGTCGTTCACAAATCTAGGCGGTAAATTGCTTCTTGCGATTTCAAATGCACTCCCACCTCACGCAAATGCAAAAGTTGTCAATCAAAAAGGTCTTCAATCATGGGAAAatgagcgaaaaaaaaaaagcagagagTAGGAAAATGTATTATTCACTTGCTATTTCCTACAACCACGCTTACAAAAATACAAGGAAGCTTACAAAACAACATagatacatatttatttgccacaCAATCGAGTGACCACTGTAGTTCTTAGGTGGGAATAGGGAGAATAGGAGAAGGCCTGGAATGCAAATTACTATTATTACCGGACAATGGCCATGTGCTGTGCGAGTGAgtgcattcaaaatatttgtaacaCCACCCGAAAGGGAAAACTGAATGGCACACAAATCTGGCTGATTCATCATCCCACTCTAAATTATTGGGCTTACACATTCAGCAAACAGAAGGGGAAGAGGGGGCGAGATTTATCAATTGGACCACATGTTCTTGCCCAGTTTTTCTATATTGTATTGCTCGTCACGTCTCCGCAGCTTCCTCTGCAATTAAGACAGAGGTGGGGGAGAAAGTATACAGTCAAGCATCTATAGGGAAGTACTTCTCTGAACTATAGATATGCTGGTTGGAATTACTGACGCTTGACTATATCAAGTTGCCAAAGCTAAGAGGCCATAATCCTCCTTCCGATTGTCTGAGCTTCTTCCGGGGTGCCGGAATCAACCCGAGATGTAAGAAAGCCCCTGAGTCATCCATCAATCGCTGGACTAACCCCCAGACCCAGACGCAGAGCAAGTGCGTCCATTACCCTTCTCGGAGTTTCAGGTGCACTTGCTGGATGGATAATCATCTCCTGGGGAATTGCTCCATTTGCCGATTAGCAGACAGACCACCAGACCACCAGAGCACCGCACGTGGTAACGCTCGTCGGCAGCATTTGAGTTATTGTGGAATTTATATGCTACTTCGTAATTACTTATCAAGCAATGCAGTGCAGACACAGACCCACTGGCGTGCTGTTTTCTAATCTGGACCAGGAGAAAGGCCATTAAAACGAATGTCCAGCTGGAACGGAGTGCAAACTGCTTTGTGTAATGGTCGTCAAACGGCTATGCAGGTGGTAATAtagtttaattgtttttactgGCTTCGTTGCCCGCTTTGAATGCTAACGTAATGGTGGTTAAATGGGAATAATATTCCCAATAAAAGCAagataaaaaattaaagattATTATAACTTTAGCACCAATAATAGTTGtttgagtttatttttttttttatttttgctaccTTTTTGGTTATACCACCCTAATGTATTTTTGCCCGTTCTTTTGATCTGGAAACATTATCTCTGCTAACTGCAAGCACCGTTACTTCTGCTGCACCTGCTCTTTCGCCTTCCAGTACGAAAAGCCCCGTAAGTCTCCAAAAGTCTCCAAAATCCAGATGAATGGAGAAGTGCAAAGAGATGGCGAGGCATCCAGGAACTGGATCGGATCACTTTCCACCAAGCGATGGCCGCAGTCACAAGTGAATTCCCCAGCAAACCGATCAGTTATACCAGCACCAATACTTCCGCCAAAACCTATTATCTTAAGTCCGTGAAAAAGCGGGTGACCACGTGTTTCCAGCAGCTGCGCGAAAAACTCCAGGCATCCGGTTCCTTTCGCAAGAGCTCCACCAGCCGCCTCTACAAGATCTTCGTAAAGGCCGATTTCGCCGCCTGCGGTGAACGCTTTCAGAGGATCTTCAAATCGGCGCGAAAAACCGAATCGCCGGAGTTGTGGAAGGTGCCATTGGCCCATGACCTCACCACCACCAGCCGGCAGAGCAGCCAGCAGTTGCGAATCGTAGCCAGACTCTTCTCATCCACTCAGATTTCCACCAGGGAAATCACCtacaccaacagcaacagcaacaacagcagctaTAGCTTCAGGAGGCGGAAAAGCGAGAGCCACCGGAGCAATATGACCATCATCGAGAGCAACTATATAGGCGTGCGCGAGGATTATCCCGATATAGATACCGAGGTGCGCGCCATATTGCTGAGCCACGCCCAGAATGGAATCACGATATCGAACATCAAGAGTGAGTAGTTTTATGTTTTCTCAAGCACTCTTTAAGAGCTTTTCTCTTGGAAAAATCTTTCTAGAAGTTTCGACTTCATAAAGTACTTTAGAACATTCTCTAAATGAGTAAGAATACTGAAattatcaaatttaaaatattttcaatttaatgcTTAAGTAAACACGTGTTATGGAATGCATTTTGAAATAACCCTGTTTTCTGTATACCCTTTAATAAATTCTCCAATTGAAATCTTCCAGGTGAATATCGAAAACTGACGGGCAATACATTTCCACTGCACGACAACGTGACGGACTTCCTGCTGACCATTCCCAATGTGACCGCCGAGTGCAGCGAGTCCGGGAAGCGGATCTTCAACCTGAAGGCGAACCTGAAGAACCGTCACCTCCTGGACATGGTTCTCAACCAGAAGCAGCGCACCGGCACCGCCAACGGCACCAGCGACTACAGCAGCGGAGCTCAGTCCGTGGAGAACATGCCCCGGGCACCACCACGCTACTGGAAGAATTCCTTCAAGCGTAGGCCTCTGTCCCAGCTGAACGACAACCTGAACACCGTGCCCAAGCTTACGGATGATGAACAGACCAAGGAGAGCGCCACCAGACCACCGGATTCGCTGCACCAAATGGCCAATGAGGCAGCGGAGTCGAACTGGTGCTACCAGGATAATTGGAAGCATCTGTAAGTACTAAATAAGTTTTTTTGTGTGATATAGCGATATAATACCAAatttaaatctaaaataaCTTTACTAAATCTgagtgttttttattttactaaatTTCTAGAAACAACTTCTACCAGCAATCCAGCGTAAATGCGCCCAAAATGCCAGTACCCGTTAACATCTACAGCGATGCCCCGGAGGAACGAATCCATTTGGATGCACCTGGGCATCAGCCAAGCTGCAGAACCCAAAACCAGAAAACCCAACAGACGACTGAGAACCGCCACTTGGGCATCTTTGTGCATCCATTCAACGATATGAACGTAATGAAGAGACGCCACGAAATgacgcccacgcccacgaTTTTAACCAGTGGAACCTACAGCGATTCTCTGCTGACGATTAACTCCGATTACGATGCCTATCTGTTGGACTTTCCGCTTATGGGCGATGATTTTATGCTATATCTCGCCCGAATGGAGCTAAAGTGCCGATTTAGACGGCACGAGCGAGTCCTTCAATCAGGACTTTGTGTATCCGGACTGACGATCAATGGTGCCCGAAATCGTTTGAAAAGAGTGCAACTACCGGAGGGTACGCAGATCATCGTCAATATCGGATCGGTGGACATTATGCGTGGCAAGCCTTTGGTTCAGATCGAACACGATTTTCGGCTGCTGATCAAGGAGATGCACAATATGCGACTTGTGCCGATCCTCACAAATCTGGCACCGCTGGCCAACTATTGCCACGATAAGGTATTGTGTGATAAGATCCACCGATTCAACAAGTTTATCCGAAGCGAGTGCTGCCACCTAAAAGTCATCGACATACACTCCTGCCTGATTAACGAACGGGGTGTTGTGCGATTTGATTGTTTTCAGAGGTAGGACTGTATGTCATATAAGTACCTCAtaacaatttacaatttgtaCCATTTCTCAGCTCACCACGCCAAGTCAGCGGTTCCAAGGAACCCTATCTGTTCTGGAACAAAATCGGTCGGCAGCGCGTGCTGCAAGTTATTGAAACGAGTCTGGAGTATTAGGTTGGGTTCTTAATCAAGATATATACACATTTTGACTGGGCTGGCTCCGGAACCAACGATTAGGAACTTTGATGATTTTACCATTTACGCTGATGGATCGCTTACGCTTTTACGGAATTCGCTTAgttttaatatgttttatatGTATGTCCCCTGTCTTCGTTTAAATGTTCGTGCGCTTGTCCTAGTCCATTATTGTATATTactgtgtgttttgtgttctttGTTAGCTTTTAACTCCTTTAATTTTTCGCTGCCTGTGATTTATTTTGCCAATGCCATTGATTTTCTGCACACTTTTTGCTGCTATCCCAAAATCTGTGTAAAATAATCAATGCAAAATAAGTGCAAGCAGCTTAAAACTTT from Drosophila santomea strain STO CAGO 1482 chromosome 3R, Prin_Dsan_1.1, whole genome shotgun sequence includes:
- the LOC120454527 gene encoding maternal effect protein oskar, whose protein sequence is MAAVTSEFPSKPISYTSTNTSAKTYYLKSVKKRVTTCFQQLREKLQASGSFRKSSTSRLYKIFVKADFAACGERFQRIFKSARKTESPELWKVPLAHDLTTTSRQSSQQLRIVARLFSSTQISTREITYTNSNSNNSSYSFRRRKSESHRSNMTIIESNYIGVREDYPDIDTEVRAILLSHAQNGITISNIKSEYRKLTGNTFPLHDNVTDFLLTIPNVTAECSESGKRIFNLKANLKNRHLLDMVLNQKQRTGTANGTSDYSSGAQSVENMPRAPPRYWKNSFKRRPLSQLNDNLNTVPKLTDDEQTKESATRPPDSLHQMANEAAESNWCYQDNWKHLNNFYQQSSVNAPKMPVPVNIYSDAPEERIHLDAPGHQPSCRTQNQKTQQTTENRHLGIFVHPFNDMNVMKRRHEMTPTPTILTSGTYSDSLLTINSDYDAYLLDFPLMGDDFMLYLARMELKCRFRRHERVLQSGLCVSGLTINGARNRLKRVQLPEGTQIIVNIGSVDIMRGKPLVQIEHDFRLLIKEMHNMRLVPILTNLAPLANYCHDKVLCDKIHRFNKFIRSECCHLKVIDIHSCLINERGVVRFDCFQSSPRQVSGSKEPYLFWNKIGRQRVLQVIETSLEY